The Spinacia oleracea cultivar Varoflay chromosome 2, BTI_SOV_V1, whole genome shotgun sequence DNA segment tacacctatttgtaaagttctttgcaccaaatacccaaacttcATAATTTGaatccaacggctagttttaatTCAATATAGTCGTTATGTTCATGCTGCCTATAAGTAAGGCTGTTGTTCACTTGACTTGCTCCATGTTTAACCCTCTGTTTCCTAAATAGCCatgagttctaattcaaaaacCGGATCCTCTTCCATCCCAAGTTTGTCATACCTAAGAGTTCCAAATAAAAACTGCAATTATGGGAGAAGATTTGCAATTAGGAGCTCGGAAACGGCTAAAAATCCGCAAAAGctttactacaagtgtgatccttgtgaTAATTTCAAGTGGTGCAAAGGTTTTGTTGAGCAGACATTTGATGAAGCTCAAAGCAAGGGAAACAGAGCTGATGAAaacaggggaatgcaagaagaaaacaggggaatgcaagaaGGAAGCAGGGGAATGCATGAAGAGTTGAAGCTATTGAAGAAGAAAATGAAACAACAGAAACAACAATTCAAGTTTGCAATAAAAATTGGTGTAATAATGTTTGCATTTCTAATTTGGATAGCAATGAAGTAGAGTTGTAACAAATTTCAAGCAATAACATCACTTGTTTAAGCATATGAGCTTTACAAAAACTGATTTCTAAGTGGACAAATGCCACTGAAACTGCACAAAAACATCTTGTCTAAGCAATTGTGTTCTTTCCAAAAAGTGATACTAACTGTAAATTGCCTAAGCTATTTTAACTTTGTGCACCTACAATTCACCAAAAACTGGCTAACTTTTAACTTTGTGCATGGTTAAGTTGCTGTGTTTGCTCTTTTCCTCCCCCTTGGACCCCCTTGTGATGTACTTGCTCCTCCTGCTGCTGAAGTGCTTGGTCCTCCATTCTTACATGTCCTTGAGTTATGACCAAACTCCCTGCATTTTCCACATTTCACATTGTTGTTCCTCTTCCCCTCCCTGGGTTCATTTggtcctctctttctcttcttagcaGGTCTTCCAGCTTGTCTTTTGATGACTGGAGGCTGAATGGTAGGGAGAGAAAAGTTAGGCCACTGTGTTGGGTCTGACATGGGGTGAATGTGGTCTGCATATGTAAGCTTGTATGCAGCAGACTTGAAGAATGGGGAGACAAAATCAATGGGGTTCAGCCTTTGGTCATAAATCACCCTGAGTGCATGCTTGCAGGGGATTACAGAAATTTGCCACTTCCCACAACCACAGCTTCTAGTTGATAACCTGATGGGGAAGTTCACATGTGCATCTCTGACCTCAAATTCCCCCCCACCACAGGCTGTAGCATAGCAGAACCTAGACTCTCCTGTTCTTTCATCCACCTCTTTCTTGGCATACTCAGTCAACTGACCATCCTCCATATCAATTGCCATGTCAAATCTTGCCCCAACCCTCTCCATACACCACTTTCTGATTGCTgtacaacaacacaacaacatacAACATTATACACAGAACATCACAAACATCACAAAATAAAGGAACAGAACATGAAGTGGTGAGCTATATATACCTTCCAACAATGAGAATACAGGCAtgtctctgtatggttttgtgcatgcattgaatgactccacaaagtttgttgtgttgtgatcacaacaaaCAGCAGGGTCAAACATATGCCTGGACCACTGCTCCTGGCATGTGTCCAAGTATGCAGCAGCATTTGGATCATGAGCAGTGATCTTCTCTAATGCTTTACCATACACATACTCATTGTGTGCATTTGCAGCTATCCAAAACAGTTTGAAGAAAACAGATCCACTAAATCCATTGTTTTTGTAATTCATGTACAAGTGTTGGCAGCAAACTCTCCTAGTAGCTCTAGGAAAAGTATCTCTCACTGCCAAGTCAACTCCCTACACAGGATATGTTCATTTTAGGCCAATCATATCTGTTGCAATATTAtaaaattgaaacaaaaaagGAGCAAAATAAACATATACCTTCATCCTGTCACTGATGAAGGTCCAATCATCTTTGTTGCAACCCTCTTGCTCAAACATCTGCCTCAAGCATCTCATGAAATGTGTCCAACTATCACAGCTCTCAGTGTCCACTATCCCATAAGCCAGAACAAATATTTCATTGTTCTGCCAACAGCTGTGAGTAGGATTCCCTTGTAAAACCCACTTAGATGAGCCCCATCTATTCCAATTATAGGCCTGCACCCCCTCAAAAACCCCTTGACTTGAGCAGCAAAGGAGAAGAAACAAGCTCTGAACTTGGGGTTCACATCCCCACTTGTAGCACCCCAGGAAATCAGTGCATAACTTCCTGGGTTTGTCTGTTTAATCATCTCAGCATACCTAGGAAGCAACTCATAAGCCTCAGCCCAACCACCATGTATCTTCTCTACTGCCATACTCCTTACTTTGTACAACAATCTCTTTTTAACCCTCAATTGAAATGTCTCCTGTGCATACCTTCTCAATGTCTCAACAGGAATTTCAGTGTTGGCCTCAATTAGACTCATCATGTTCTTACATAGCCACTCAGAGGTCACCACAGGGTTCTCCTCCAATCTCCCACAAGTTTTGTGGCACCCACTGATCCCCTTAATAGCCCAACTGACACTGTCAAACATCTTACTTGCATGTATCCTCCAGTCACAAGTTTCTATTGCACACACTGCAGTGTACCTCTTACTGTCAGCCCTCTCAACACTAAGTCCAAACCCCTCTTGTAtgcaaaaactcctcaaaacatCTAGGAAAGTGGACTTGTCTGGAAAGATCAACCAAGGTTCTAATTTGATGGACCCATATGGTTGATGAGTCCATATCTTTCCATTCTTGTAGGCCTTATCCATCTTACTAGAACCATCCAAACATTCCTCAAACAATAAGTCAGGCACATCATCTGTTATCACCTCAGCCTCCACATCAGAGTCAACCCAATCATCAAGTTTATCCTCCTCTAGTTCAGAGTCTGGTTCAGATTCCTCCCAATCTAAATCCTCACTCTCCTCTTCTGAACCTATATCCTCAACATCAGTGAACACCCTTGCACTCTTTGACCTCCCTGTACCCTTCCTACATATGCCCTTCCCTTTGGATACCCAAGTTCCAGCTTTCTTGGCAGTCACTTTGTTCACCCTGAACCCTGTAGGTGTAGTTCTGCCCCCCTTCCTTTTAACAGCTTCAGACTGATTCTGTGTTGGTGTTGAATGGGGTGGCTGATCATTTTGGGTGTTCTGTGGTGGTGGGGAATGGGGTGGTTGATCATTTTGGGTGTTCTGTGGTGGTGGGGAATGGGTGGGGTGTGTTTGTGGTGATGGGTCGGGTTGCTGTGGTGGTGGGATGGGCTGCTGTGTTGTTGGGGTGGGTTGCTGTGCTGGTGGGATTGATTGTTCTGGAGTTGGGGTGGGTTGCTGTGGTGTTGAGGTGGGCTTTTTTGTTGTTGGGGTGGGTTTTTTTGCCTTTGGTGTGGCCTGTTTTTGAGTTGGGGTGGGTCTCCTCTTAGGGGTCAGTTTCTTGGCTTTAGGAACCTTAGGAGCTTTTGGAGTAGTTGGCTTGACTTTGGCCTTTTGTTTTGGTTTAGGAGAAGTAGGTTTTTTGGAGGGTGAAGATTCTTGTGTGGGTTGTGGTTGAGAGGCTCCTGGAAACACCTCATCAGCACCATCCTTGCTTATAATCCTCACATACTCAGTGCTTAAGTCCTCACAATCAACCACAGGCACCTCCACAGCTACTGTGTACTCCATTTGTTCTTGAAGTTCCCTTAAAATGTCCTCTCTCTCCTGTTTTTTCCTCATTTCCTCTTCCTCCTTTCTTTGAGCCCTAAGAAGTTCATCTTGTCTCTCTTTGAGCTTTCTCTCACTCTCCTTCCTATGATGCTCAATTGTGGCAACATCATTTCTAAACACCACTCCTGGTTTGTCTGTACCCTCAACCCATATTTCAGCAGTGTCCTTACCCCAATTCCATCCCCACATTAGCTTCATTGTCTTATCATCTACCAACTCAACTCTACCACAGGGAGACTCAATAAACAGGGCAAATGTACTAGGTAAAAACACATCCTGCCTAACAGATTCCTCAAAAATATCCAAAAACAACCTCAAAAGACGATACTTTTCTATGTCTGTAACTCTCACATCAAAGCTATGTGATCCATGATGCAATAACAACCACATTGCAGTCATCCTAAAGGgaaaatttaagaaaaaaaaacatgaatttcGATTCAACCAACAACAATTCATCAATAAACAACCACAATCATGATCACAATGAAATTCAACAGGTCACAATCACAACTTACAACTAACCAAACAATTATTCACAACAAATCCAAGGAATAACTAACTTCTAACCAATCAATTAATCTCAACTGACAATTTCAAAAAATCACTGACAATTtcgcaaaaccctaaccctaatcaatTTCGCGAAAAAAATTATACTTTACAAGCAAAATAAATCAGCGAAGAAGGGATTATTACCTTGAAGTAGATAATCCAACTAGGAAAAGGGCCCTTGTTCGTCCACTGCACCCGAAGCTCTAAATCGCCTCCAAGTTGCCCCCCTTTTGTCGCGAATTCACCAAACGAACACCCACGAACTCGCCAAAAGAGAACGCAACAAATTTCACTAAATTCTTGAAGATCTACCCAGAATTTTGTCAGTTACAGTAGAATTGATGAGGGTTGAAGAACAggggaaaggagagagaaagaagagaagttgagaagttttttttttttggaatttcagTCACAATTGTTACCTAAATCGCGCCAAACAACAATTAAGGGCAAATTGGTAAAACGTCACTAACGGCAAGCTAACGTCCGTTAAATCCAGGAGCATTTAATGAACAGTACGGAActttaggggtattttatgaattttgaaacgcgcaggtgtatttggtgcattattgcaaacctcaggggcatttcatgaaaaaaccgtttttttttttaattccagCCTCGGTAAATTTGCTATGACTACCAAAGTTCCAACCCCCATGGCCATCAATCTGGTGAACCCAAAGTCCCAGTGAACTATGTCATAACTCTCGGTTTCTTACTCTCTTATGTCGTTCCGCCCCCGAGACTGTTGCTTTCGAATTTCACCGGTTATCGGGTCTGTTGCTAACACCGTCGTCGCCCATCATCATATTCAATTTACATATATAGCATTGCAGAACTTGCACCATCACCGACATCTTGGGCCTAGGTCACCGCCAACATACTTCTAAAAACCAATATATTCACATTATTCTTGTTGTAATTGAAGAAATCGGAGAAAAAAAGGGGAATCAATTTGGGGGATAGTTTGAAAATGGCTATAAGGTGAATGAAAGAAGATGGACGGTGAATATACTTGGAGAATGGAAATGCACATGATTTGATTCCTGGAGAAGAAGAATAAGACCACTTTTGATTTGGGGATTTGAAGCTAGAAGTAGTATAATGAAATGAGATGCCCAAAATACAACTGTAGGAAGGTAATGGAGATGGTCGGTGAGGCGGTGTGGATACTTTTATTTTGGgatttgtatttttaatttcGAGTACTCAGTGACATAatatcttattttttttattgttaatgGTTTTCCAATTCTCTTTGTATAGAATGCTTCAAGTTTAGGTTTTCAGCTATCGACTATATCAGTTAGTAAAGCTCTACTCTTATAGTCCTGCATTTTTTACCATGTTTGAAGAACTCCCTGATCATTACCTAACTGAATAAGAGCCTTCATTTGAGCTCTTTCTAAATGATCAATTTGTATTCTTTTGGGTAAACATTGGTATTGTAGTCTTGTAGTACATGCATTTAGGGGAAAGTTTATGTTAGTGTTGTACTATCATTTTTTTTGGATTTCCACCTttagctatttttttttttttggagaggTTGTCTGATATGAATGGTAGTCTGATACGCGTGATcacataaaataagttcagataagttcagttaagttcagataatataagttcaacaaaaataagtatttccagacattttcacacacaaataagtttatttctgacaaaatttttttttccggataaaataagttcttataagttcagttaagttcaaataaattcagataatataaattcagTCGAAATAAGTACAATAGAACGGAACCTTAGTACAGTCACATTGAGTTGATGGTATAAGACTTTAGGATGGGGGAaatgaaatggagggagtagaaaatttatttttttaccatttaGTCTTTAGGAATGGAAAAACCCCTTTAGCTTTCATTTGCGTTAATTGCGTATCACCTGCGCTGCTGCACAGCGTattcatactccgtataactTCAATCTGAGTTTTTGAGAAGGGATGAAAATGGCGAAAAACGCAGCAGATGCAAGCAGTAACACTGCAGCTGTTCAAGCCACCAATGACGACGCTTCTGCTAGCAAATTGTGAGCAAATACCCCTCATTTGTtgccttattttatttttctttcaccCAGAAAATGATTTATATTCTCTCTAAAACATAACCATTGAATTCGGTATAttattgctaacattatccccTAATTTATTTCGTTTTATTTTGCAATAAATGCAATTTTTCTAATCATGTTGCAATCAAAATTTCTGGGGTTATTTTGCTACAGCAGCGTAATTTTATCGTTTTTTTCCTGGTTCTTGTTCATGTTTTGTATCTTCTAGATGAAAATACCCAGTTGGGGATTTTTTTTATGTAGTTATACTTCAGATTCTGTAAGATGTTTGGATTTTTATGGGTTAGCCAGTATGAGTGATTTAGAAGAAGGGGAAAAGTTTTAATGGCAAAATGGATGGAATGTTTTGTAAGACCTTTATTTGTTGCCATGAATATCCCCCGTTGTCATTTGTTATATTATCTATGTTGATGATCAGGAATGTGGTCTTATTTCTCCTTCTTGAATAGAGCTAATGGAAAGCTTCACCGATTCCTAACAAGGGATAAATATAAATAACCAGTTAATAAGGAGGCGGTTTACCCGAGAATGTCTTATCAAGTGTTAAGATAATCTGTCCCTTTCAAGTTGCAACATTCTCTCCTCGTCGAGGAGGCAATGCTTGAGGTTGATCTTAggtatttttgttttgaagagcATACCAGTAGGGTCCAGTAGTGTGTAAATCAGACAGCAATAGCATAAGGGCCTGCAGTTAACATGAAATTTCGAGACGATTATTGAATGAGACACTAGAGGAAGCAGAACTCAGTGCTTCCTGATTTTTGTTTCTTGGTAATTAATGAACTGATTAACTGTCAAACTTTCAACATGTTAAAAGATTAGTTTCAAGAAGACCTGTTTATTCATCCCAAACACGGAGGTGCTTTTTATCATCTTCAGCACATCTCACGGAAATGATTCATCGTTCATGAAGGAGGTGGATGCCTATTGGAGGCTTGATTTCCCTCACTGCAGAGCATAATTCTTTCTACATCTGAATATACCCAAGAATTTCTCGGTGAATATACTCAGGATTAGTGGCATTAGTGTTTAGAACTCTTAACTAACGAAGACTCTTCGTTAACGGAACTTGAGATACCAGAAATTTAGATGTGTAGGAAATAGGAGCTGCGAGGCAACTGTTGCTAATCATGTGAACAATCAAGAGACTGCGGTGTGATTGGCTGGGGTCACTGTGAGTATTACTGAAATACTAATCACTTTTGGGTTATTTGAAAGATCACTGGTTTCTTAACGGGTGtgggagaaaaaagaaaaagacggAACTCTGAATACGTT contains these protein-coding regions:
- the LOC110803943 gene encoding uncharacterized protein, encoding MERVGARFDMAIDMEDGQLTEYAKKEVDERTGESRFCYATACGGGEFEVRDAHVNFPIRLSTRSCGCGKWQISVIPCKHALRVIYDQRLNPIDFVSPFFKSAAYKLTYADHIHPMSDPTQWPNFSLPTIQPPVIKRQAGRPAKKRKRGPNEPREGKRNNNVKCGKCREFGHNSRTCKNGGPSTSAAGGASTSQGGPRGRKRANTAT
- the LOC130468040 gene encoding uncharacterized protein — protein: MNCCWLNRNSCFFFLNFPFRMTAMWLLLHHGSHSFDVRVTDIEKYRLLRLFLDIFEESVRQDVFLPSTFALFIESPCGRVELVDDKTMKLMWGWNWGKDTAEIWVEGTDKPGVVFRNDVATIEHHRKESERKLKERQDELLRAQRKEEEEMRKKQEREDILRELQEQMEYTVAVEVPVVDCEDLSTEYVRIISKDGADEVFPGASQPQPTQESSPSKKPTSPKPKQKAKVKPTTPKAPKVPKAKKLTPKRRPTPTQKQATPKAKKPTPTTKKPTSTPQQPTPTPEQSIPPAQQPTPTTQQPIPPPQQPDPSPQTHPTHSPPPQNTQNDQPPHSPPPQNTQNDQPPHSTPTQNQSEAVKRKGGRTTPTGFRVNKVTAKKAGTWVSKGKGICRKGTGRSKSARVFTDVEDIGSEEESEDLDWEESEPDSELEEDKLDDWVDSDVEAEVITDDVPDLLFEECLDGSSKMDKAYKNGKIWTHQPYGSIKLEPWLIFPDKSTFLDVLRSFCIQEGFGLSVERADSKRYTAVCAIETCDWRIHASKMFDSVSWAIKGISGCHKTCGRLEENPVVTSEWLCKNMMSLIEANTEIPVETLRRYAQETFQLRVKKRLLYKVRSMAVEKIHGGWAEAYELLPRYAEMIKQTNPGSYALISWGATSGDVNPKFRACFFSFAAQVKGFLRGCRPIIGIDGAHLSGFYKGILLTAVGRTMKYLFWLMG